TAATTTCAAACGTAAAAACATCATGTGGCTGCACCGTTCCTTCTTACGCAAAAGAGCCAATTTTACCTGGAGAGTCCAGCGAAATTAAGGTGAAATATGCCACAAATAGAATTGGCGCCTTCAAAAAAACCATTACAGTACTATCTAACGCTACAGAACCTTCAAAGGTTATCAGAATAAAAGGTACGGTTTTAAAACCAGAACCTGTACCAGCTGAAAAATAATTTGAACATATATTATTTACAAAAAAAATCTATGTGATAGTTGTATGCTAATTTTTTGAAAATAACGTAATTTTGCACTCGTCTTTAAAAAAGGCAAAATTCAAAATCAATAATTAGCATGCAGCTTTCAGAACAAGAATTAGTTAGAAGAGAGAAATTAAACAAACTTCGCGATTTAGGAATCAATCCTTATCCAGCCGAACTGTACCCCGTAACCCATACTTCTAAAGAGGTAAAAGACCTATTTGAAGAAGGCAAACAAGTCGTGGTTGCAGGACGCTTAATGATGGTTAAAGTTCAAGGTAAAGCAAGTTTTGCGCAATTACAGGATGCTGAAGGAAAAATCCAAATATACTTTAACCGTGACGAAATTTGCCCCGGTGAAGACAAAACCAAATACAACGATGTTTTTAAAAAATTGCTCGATTTTGGTGACTTTATAGGCATTGAAGGCGAATTGTTTAAAACCAAAGTCGGCGAAAAAACAATAAAGGTTAAAGATTTTACACTGCTTAGTAAGGCTTTAAAACCA
This genomic stretch from Flavobacteriaceae bacterium GSB9 harbors:
- a CDS encoding DUF1573 domain-containing protein; this translates as MNTTIKLPQTVTSKLILLTFLVISATSFSQEEAKNEKVGVLSFKTDVIDYGTIEHKANGERTFEFTNTGDAPIVISNVKTSCGCTVPSYAKEPILPGESSEIKVKYATNRIGAFKKTITVLSNATEPSKVIRIKGTVLKPEPVPAEK